The proteins below are encoded in one region of Sminthopsis crassicaudata isolate SCR6 chromosome 1, ASM4859323v1, whole genome shotgun sequence:
- the LYRM7 gene encoding complex III assembly factor LYRM7 encodes MVDSAKVLRLFKTLHRTRQQVFQNDNKALDAARKKINEEFKKNKNETSPEKIEKLIKIGSDVELILRKSVIQGIHTDHNTLKLVPRKDLLIENNPYCDTPSQKP; translated from the coding sequence ATGGTCGACTCTGCCAAAGTGCTGCGGCTTTTTAAAACCTTGCACAGGACTAGACAGCAAGTTTTTCAGAATGATAACAAAGCCCTGGACGCagcaagaaaaaagataaatgaagaattcaaaaagaataaaaatgagacttCACcggagaaaatagaaaagttgatcaaGATAGGTTCTGATGTTGAATTAATACTCAGAAAATCTGTTATACAGGGCATTCATACAGATCACAACACTTTGAAGTTAGTCCCTAGGAAAGACCTACTTATAGAAAATAATCCTTACTGTGATACACCTTCCCAGAAGCCATGA